Proteins encoded in a region of the Cupriavidus pauculus genome:
- a CDS encoding formate dehydrogenase subunit gamma, with translation MPETVTPTDNAAVSAARRLDAIAQIVSARRDMPGALLPILHELQDVHGYVPAESVPVIAQALNLSRAEVHGVITFYHHFREHPAGRHVVQVCRAEACQSVGADALVTHAERTLGCGMHETTADGAFTLEPVFCLGQCAIGPAVMIDDRLHGRVDAARFTRLIEGLRDAMRAERQQAAEASA, from the coding sequence ATGCCAGAAACCGTCACCCCCACAGACAATGCAGCGGTCAGTGCCGCGCGCAGGCTGGATGCGATCGCGCAGATCGTTTCCGCGCGCCGCGACATGCCCGGCGCCTTGCTGCCCATCCTTCATGAACTCCAGGACGTCCATGGCTACGTGCCCGCCGAGTCGGTGCCCGTCATCGCGCAGGCGCTGAACCTGTCGCGCGCCGAAGTCCATGGCGTCATCACGTTCTATCACCACTTCCGCGAGCATCCGGCCGGCCGACACGTCGTGCAGGTGTGCCGCGCGGAAGCGTGCCAGTCGGTGGGTGCCGACGCGCTCGTGACGCACGCGGAGCGCACGCTCGGCTGCGGCATGCACGAGACCACGGCCGATGGCGCATTCACGCTCGAGCCCGTGTTCTGCCTCGGGCAGTGCGCGATCGGCCCCGCGGTGATGATCGATGACCGGCTGCACGGGCGCGTGGATGCCGCGCGCTTTACGCGATTGATCGAAGGGCTGCGCGATGCCATGCGCGCCGAACGCCAACAGGCCGCGGAGGCAAGCGCATGA
- a CDS encoding helix-turn-helix transcriptional regulator, whose product MLRISILPHLQIRDDAAPGPAPALDVSRLVALLGHIESTGNIAQSAEAISLSYRYAWGILRDAETLFGGALIAKTRGRGSTLTPMAQQLVWASKRIAARLSPTLDSLASELEIELKKLMVASDPAVRLHASHGFAVAALRDFLDEHKVRHDLKYCGSLEAVAALAEHACDIAGFHVPIGDLEDDMVRRITSWLRPDTHCLIHLAVRTQGLFVRPGNPLGVHSLEDLVRSDVRFVNRQPGSGTRLLLDLMLARRGIDPNRIEGFSNGEFTHAAVAAYIGSGMADVGFGVETAARRFGLEFVPVLKERYFFAIEQKMLQSPALAEAVEALKSRSFRERVDALPGYDAAMTGVVQTMQQAFPSLARQ is encoded by the coding sequence ATGCTTCGCATCTCGATCCTCCCCCATCTGCAGATCCGCGACGACGCGGCGCCCGGGCCCGCGCCCGCGCTCGATGTCTCGCGTCTGGTGGCGTTGCTCGGCCATATCGAGTCCACGGGCAATATCGCCCAGTCGGCGGAGGCGATATCGTTGTCTTACCGCTACGCCTGGGGGATTCTGCGCGATGCCGAGACGCTGTTCGGCGGCGCGCTGATCGCCAAGACGCGGGGCCGCGGGTCGACGCTGACGCCGATGGCGCAACAGCTGGTATGGGCAAGCAAGCGGATTGCGGCCCGCCTCTCGCCGACGCTGGACAGCCTGGCGTCCGAGCTCGAGATCGAGCTGAAAAAGCTGATGGTGGCATCCGATCCGGCCGTGCGCCTGCATGCGAGCCACGGTTTCGCGGTGGCCGCGCTGCGCGACTTCCTCGACGAGCACAAGGTGCGGCACGACCTCAAGTACTGCGGCAGCCTTGAGGCCGTGGCGGCGCTCGCGGAACATGCATGCGATATCGCGGGGTTCCACGTGCCGATCGGCGATCTCGAGGACGATATGGTGCGGCGCATCACGAGCTGGCTGCGCCCCGATACGCATTGCCTGATCCACCTTGCGGTCCGGACGCAGGGGCTGTTCGTGCGGCCGGGAAATCCGCTCGGCGTCCATTCGCTGGAGGACCTCGTCCGCTCGGACGTCCGCTTCGTGAATCGCCAGCCGGGATCGGGCACGCGGCTGCTGCTGGACCTGATGCTGGCGCGCCGCGGCATCGATCCGAACCGCATCGAGGGCTTCAGCAACGGCGAGTTCACGCATGCGGCCGTGGCCGCGTATATCGGCAGCGGCATGGCCGACGTGGGCTTCGGCGTGGAGACGGCGGCGCGGCGCTTCGGACTCGAGTTCGTGCCCGTGCTCAAGGAGCGCTACTTCTTCGCCATCGAACAGAAAATGCTGCAGAGCCCCGCGCTCGCCGAAGCGGTGGAGGCCCTCAAGAGCCGCTCGTTCCGCGAGCGCGTGGATGCGTTGCCGGGCTACGACGCGGCGATGACCGGCGTGGTGCAGACCATGCAGCAGGCGTTTCCGAGTCTCGCGCGTCAGTAG
- the ppk2 gene encoding polyphosphate kinase 2 produces MNPNDEALIRRIHREVADYYDEELELELEDRDPSVVQAILSGHGAENGGVAGDDEERAERQMYFRELFRLQGELVKLQSWVQATGHKVVILFEGRDAAGKGGVIKRITQRLNPRVCRVAALPAPNDRERTQWYFQRYVSHLPAAGEMVLFDRSWYNRAGVEHVMGFCTDEQYEEFFRSVPEFERMLVRSGIQLIKYWFSISDEEQHLRFLSRIHDPLKQWKLSPMDLESRRRWEDYTRAKEVMLERTHIAEAPWWVVQAVDKKRARLNCIHHLLQQMPYVEPQQTPIVLPERERHADYVRQPVPGQMIVPEIY; encoded by the coding sequence ATGAACCCCAACGATGAAGCCCTGATTCGGCGCATTCACCGCGAGGTGGCCGACTACTACGACGAGGAACTCGAGCTCGAACTCGAAGACCGCGACCCCAGCGTGGTGCAGGCGATTCTCTCCGGCCACGGTGCCGAGAACGGCGGCGTCGCGGGCGACGACGAGGAGCGCGCGGAACGCCAGATGTACTTCCGCGAGCTGTTCCGCCTGCAGGGCGAGCTGGTCAAGCTGCAGAGCTGGGTGCAGGCGACGGGCCACAAGGTGGTGATCCTGTTCGAGGGGCGCGATGCCGCGGGCAAGGGCGGCGTGATCAAGCGCATCACGCAGCGGCTGAACCCGCGCGTGTGCCGCGTGGCGGCACTTCCCGCGCCGAACGACCGCGAACGCACGCAATGGTATTTCCAGCGCTACGTATCGCATCTGCCGGCCGCCGGCGAGATGGTGCTGTTCGACCGCAGCTGGTACAACCGCGCGGGCGTGGAACACGTGATGGGGTTCTGCACGGACGAGCAGTATGAAGAATTCTTCCGCTCGGTGCCGGAGTTCGAGCGCATGCTCGTGCGCTCGGGCATCCAGCTGATCAAGTACTGGTTCTCGATCTCGGACGAAGAGCAGCATCTGCGCTTCCTGAGCCGGATCCACGATCCGCTCAAGCAGTGGAAGCTGAGCCCGATGGATCTCGAATCGCGCCGCCGCTGGGAAGACTACACGCGCGCGAAGGAAGTGATGCTCGAGCGCACGCATATCGCCGAGGCGCCCTGGTGGGTCGTGCAGGCCGTGGACAAGAAGCGCGCGCGCCTCAACTGCATCCACCATCTGCTGCAGCAGATGCCGTACGTGGAGCCGCAACAGACGCCGATCGTGCTGCCCGAGCGCGAACGGCACGCCGACTATGTGCGGCAGCCCGTGCCGGGCCAGATGATCGTGCCGGAAATCTACTGA
- a CDS encoding transporter, with protein sequence MPSAIVESGYGSDPVGLVSGYLFVPGEPAREIDSHRAIAWLHGDPAGEGAGFLWLHFNLSNSACERWMKSQLGLSEDFFAALRQGSHSTRIERQDDALLAVVNDVIYNFGVSSTDISTLWASVDHRVLVTARSRPLRSVDRLREAVRRGERFRSPLDLVVHLLRDQADVLVQIVRETGIGVDRIEDQLLSQRLHGNRSELGAMRRGLVRLQRLLAPEPGALFRLLNRPPAWLQDGDLRELRESTEEFSLVLSDLAALVERIKLLQEEIAAKLNEQTNRTLFTLTLVTVLALPINIVAGFFGMNVGGIPLADHPHGFWVLVVVVASFTALAGRWAFRKQQAGG encoded by the coding sequence ATGCCATCCGCCATCGTCGAATCCGGCTATGGTTCCGATCCGGTCGGGCTGGTCAGCGGTTATCTGTTCGTGCCGGGCGAGCCCGCGCGCGAGATCGACTCGCATCGGGCCATCGCGTGGCTGCATGGCGACCCGGCGGGTGAAGGGGCGGGCTTTCTCTGGCTCCATTTCAATCTTTCGAACAGCGCCTGCGAACGCTGGATGAAGAGCCAGCTTGGCCTGTCCGAGGATTTCTTCGCCGCGCTGCGGCAGGGGTCGCATTCCACGCGTATCGAGCGGCAGGACGACGCCCTGCTCGCGGTGGTCAACGACGTGATCTACAACTTCGGCGTGTCATCGACCGATATCTCGACGCTGTGGGCCAGCGTCGATCATCGCGTGCTCGTGACCGCGCGGTCGCGTCCGCTGCGGTCGGTGGACCGGCTGCGCGAGGCGGTGCGGCGCGGCGAGCGGTTCCGCTCGCCGCTCGACCTCGTCGTGCATTTGCTGCGCGACCAGGCCGATGTGCTCGTGCAGATCGTCCGCGAAACCGGCATCGGCGTCGATCGCATCGAGGATCAGCTGCTGTCGCAGCGCCTTCATGGCAATCGTTCGGAACTCGGCGCGATGCGCCGCGGCCTCGTGCGCCTGCAGCGGCTGCTGGCCCCGGAACCGGGGGCGTTGTTCCGCCTGCTCAACCGTCCGCCCGCATGGCTGCAGGACGGCGACCTGCGCGAGCTGCGCGAATCCACCGAGGAGTTCTCGCTCGTGCTCAGCGATCTTGCCGCGCTGGTCGAGCGCATCAAGCTGCTGCAGGAAGAGATCGCCGCCAAGCTTAACGAGCAGACCAACCGCACGCTGTTCACCCTGACGCTGGTAACGGTACTGGCGCTGCCGATCAATATCGTCGCGGGCTTCTTCGGCATGAACGTGGGCGGCATTCCGCTGGCCGACCATCCGCACGGGTTCTGGGTGCTCGTGGTCGTCGTGGCAAGTTTTACCGCACTCGCGGGGCGGTGGGCGTTCCGCAAGCAGCAGGCCGGCGGTTAG
- the sodB gene encoding superoxide dismutase [Fe] — protein sequence MEHALPPLPYAHDALAPHISKETLEFHHDKHHQTYVTNLNNLIKGTEFENESLENIVKKSSGGIFNNAAQVWNHTFYWESLKPNGGGAPTGALADAINAKWGSFDKFKEEFTKVAVGTFGSGWAWLVKKADGSLDLVSTSNAATPLTTDAKALLTCDVWEHAYYIDYRNARPKYVEAFWNVVNWDFAAKNFA from the coding sequence ATGGAACACGCACTTCCTCCGCTGCCGTACGCGCATGATGCCCTCGCTCCGCACATCTCCAAGGAGACGCTGGAGTTCCACCATGACAAGCATCACCAGACCTACGTCACGAACCTGAACAACCTGATCAAGGGCACCGAGTTCGAGAACGAGTCGCTGGAAAACATCGTCAAGAAGTCCTCGGGCGGTATCTTCAACAACGCGGCCCAGGTCTGGAACCACACCTTCTACTGGGAATCGCTGAAGCCGAACGGCGGCGGCGCACCGACCGGCGCGCTGGCCGATGCCATCAACGCCAAGTGGGGTTCGTTCGACAAGTTCAAGGAAGAATTCACGAAGGTCGCCGTCGGCACCTTCGGTTCGGGCTGGGCCTGGCTGGTCAAGAAGGCCGACGGCTCGCTGGACCTGGTGTCCACCTCGAACGCCGCCACGCCGCTGACCACCGACGCCAAGGCCCTGCTGACCTGCGACGTGTGGGAACACGCGTACTACATCGACTACCGCAATGCCCGCCCGAAGTACGTCGAGGCATTCTGGAACGTCGTGAACTGGGACTTCGCCGCGAAGAACTTCGCCTGA
- the xseA gene encoding exodeoxyribonuclease VII large subunit: MPDFPNVPRATPSNASAGGREVIAVSELNHAISSVLERTFPLAWVRGEISNFTRAASGHWYFSLKDARAQIRCAMFRGRNQHVDFSPREGEAVEVRALVSMYEARGELQLGVEAMRRAGLGNLYEAFLRLKEKLAQAGLFANERKRPIPTHPRSIGVVTSLQAAAMRDVLTTLRRRAPHVPVIVYPVPVQGAGAADRIAAMLDAASARAECDVLILCRGGGSIEDLWSFNEEVVAHAIARSAMPVVSGVGHETDFTIADFVADVRAPTPTGAAELVSPDRAHLLQLARRAQDALRQCMARQLDRRAQHLDWLARRLRSPQAQLQERRARVDNLARHLRAALRDTVTVQRHRQQVLAMRWRACMPDVARARTDLGRLSARLAAAANRQHERAGARLARAAGALELLAPQRTLERGYAVLIDQRGHALRSPQEMRAGTIVEAHLAEGVADVEIAGVQAKLATF; the protein is encoded by the coding sequence ATGCCCGACTTTCCGAACGTTCCCCGCGCAACGCCGTCCAACGCCTCGGCTGGCGGCCGTGAAGTGATTGCGGTCAGCGAGCTCAACCACGCGATTTCGTCGGTGCTCGAGCGCACATTTCCGCTTGCCTGGGTGCGTGGCGAAATCTCCAATTTCACGCGGGCCGCCAGCGGTCACTGGTATTTCTCGCTCAAGGACGCCCGCGCGCAGATTCGCTGCGCGATGTTCCGCGGCCGCAACCAGCATGTCGATTTCTCGCCGCGCGAAGGCGAAGCGGTGGAAGTGCGCGCGCTGGTCTCCATGTACGAGGCGCGCGGCGAACTGCAGCTCGGCGTGGAGGCGATGCGCCGCGCGGGGCTCGGCAATCTCTACGAAGCGTTCCTGCGGCTCAAGGAAAAACTTGCACAGGCGGGGCTTTTCGCGAATGAACGAAAGCGCCCGATTCCCACGCATCCGCGCTCGATCGGCGTGGTCACCTCGCTGCAGGCGGCCGCGATGCGCGACGTGCTGACCACGCTGCGGCGGCGCGCGCCGCATGTCCCTGTCATCGTGTATCCGGTCCCCGTGCAGGGCGCGGGCGCGGCCGATCGCATCGCCGCGATGCTCGATGCCGCGAGCGCGCGGGCCGAGTGCGATGTGCTGATCCTGTGCCGCGGTGGCGGGAGTATCGAGGACCTTTGGTCGTTCAACGAGGAAGTGGTGGCGCATGCGATCGCGCGCAGTGCGATGCCGGTGGTGTCGGGCGTGGGGCATGAAACCGATTTCACGATTGCCGATTTCGTCGCCGACGTGCGCGCGCCCACGCCGACCGGTGCCGCCGAACTGGTGAGTCCCGACCGCGCGCATCTGCTGCAGCTCGCGCGCCGCGCGCAGGACGCGCTGCGCCAGTGCATGGCGCGGCAGCTGGATCGCCGCGCCCAGCATCTGGACTGGCTCGCGCGCCGGCTGCGCAGCCCGCAGGCGCAACTGCAGGAGCGCCGCGCGCGCGTGGACAATCTGGCCCGACACTTGCGTGCGGCATTACGCGACACGGTGACCGTGCAACGTCACCGCCAGCAGGTGCTGGCCATGCGCTGGCGCGCGTGCATGCCCGATGTGGCCCGCGCGCGCACCGACCTCGGCCGCCTGTCCGCGCGGCTCGCCGCGGCCGCCAACCGACAGCACGAACGCGCCGGCGCGCGGCTTGCCCGCGCCGCGGGTGCGCTCGAGTTGCTGGCACCGCAGCGTACGCTGGAACGCGGTTACGCGGTGCTGATCGACCAGCGCGGCCACGCGCTGCGTTCGCCGCAAGAGATGCGCGCCGGCACCATTGTGGAGGCGCATCTGGCGGAGGGCGTGGCCGATGTGGAAATCGCCGGTGTACAGGCCAAGCTCGCGACCTTTTGA
- a CDS encoding MotA/TolQ/ExbB proton channel family protein — translation MFSIIQAAGWPIWPLLLASVIALALIVERFLSLKRSKVLPPKLYDEALSAAQQRRATPEVVNNLEKNSPLGRILAAGLRHVVLQPHTSRDAAKDVVEEAGRAVAHDLERYLNALGTIASVAPLMGLLGTVIGMIEIFGNQNGTGANPEQLAHGISVALYNTAFGLIVAIPALIFWRYFRRRVDDYVAELEFRATTFLDAILPQRRS, via the coding sequence GTGTTTTCCATCATTCAAGCGGCCGGCTGGCCGATCTGGCCGCTGCTGCTCGCCTCGGTCATCGCGTTGGCGCTGATCGTCGAACGTTTCCTGTCGCTGAAGCGCAGCAAGGTGCTGCCGCCGAAGTTATACGACGAAGCGCTGTCCGCCGCGCAACAGCGCCGCGCCACGCCCGAGGTCGTCAACAACCTCGAGAAGAATTCTCCGCTCGGCCGTATCCTGGCCGCCGGCCTGCGCCACGTCGTGCTGCAGCCGCATACCTCGCGCGATGCCGCCAAGGACGTGGTCGAGGAAGCGGGCCGTGCCGTCGCCCATGACCTCGAACGTTACCTGAACGCGCTGGGCACCATCGCTTCGGTGGCGCCGCTGATGGGCCTGCTCGGCACCGTGATCGGCATGATCGAGATCTTTGGCAACCAGAACGGCACGGGCGCCAATCCGGAGCAGCTGGCACATGGCATCTCGGTCGCGCTCTACAACACGGCGTTCGGCCTGATCGTGGCGATTCCCGCGCTGATCTTCTGGCGCTACTTCCGCCGCCGCGTGGACGACTACGTGGCCGAGCTGGAATTCCGCGCGACCACGTTCCTCGACGCCATCCTGCCGCAACGGCGTTCGTAA
- a CDS encoding ExbD/TolR family protein: MHFRSRQRREEPEINLIPLIDVLLVILIFLMITTTYSRFTELQIQLPTADAERAQQRPSEIVVSVSSRGVYSVNKQVLEQKDVTSLADQLRHAAGPTGNGPPPVVIVNADAQATHQAVINVMEAARVAGLSRLTFATQSAQPR, encoded by the coding sequence ATGCACTTCCGTTCCCGCCAGCGGCGCGAGGAGCCGGAGATCAACCTGATCCCGCTCATCGACGTCCTGCTCGTGATCCTGATCTTCCTGATGATCACGACCACCTATTCGCGCTTTACCGAGCTGCAGATCCAGCTGCCGACCGCCGACGCCGAACGCGCCCAGCAACGGCCCAGCGAGATCGTGGTCTCGGTGTCCTCGCGCGGCGTTTATTCGGTCAACAAGCAGGTGCTCGAGCAGAAGGATGTGACGAGCCTCGCGGACCAGCTGCGTCATGCGGCCGGCCCCACGGGCAACGGGCCGCCGCCCGTCGTCATCGTCAATGCCGATGCACAGGCCACGCACCAGGCGGTGATCAACGTGATGGAGGCCGCGCGCGTCGCGGGCCTGTCGCGCCTGACCTTCGCCACGCAGAGCGCGCAGCCGCGCTGA
- the lpxK gene encoding tetraacyldisaccharide 4'-kinase: protein MPAPRHALAAFVTDQWQRRGWFAWLMLPFSLLFGLIARVRRYGYLHGWFRSTRLPMPVVVVGNVTVGGTGKTPAVIALAQALVEAGLRPGVVSRGYGVKLTHPRRVKPNSNAADVGDEPLLIARATEVPVWVFPDRALCAQTMLVSHPGVNVLLLDDGLQHYRLQRDFEIVMFDGRMGGNGLLLPAGPLREPLSRPRDATLINDPHFRATPDKPDVYGMRLELDVAWQLSDPTMTRPVSAFADRRVFAAAGIGNPERFFASLRQAGLNPATLPLPDHYDFAEDPFATHPAAIDAEVILITEKDAVKCERSEYHGDPRIWVVATTPVIDAGLIDKIRRAVTARAPAVATPVTTGSAGLDKEHQDGQPAA, encoded by the coding sequence ATGCCCGCACCCCGACACGCCCTCGCCGCCTTTGTCACCGACCAGTGGCAACGCCGCGGCTGGTTCGCCTGGCTGATGCTGCCGTTCTCGCTGCTGTTCGGCCTGATCGCGCGCGTGCGCCGCTACGGCTATCTGCATGGCTGGTTCCGCTCGACGCGGCTGCCGATGCCGGTGGTGGTGGTCGGCAACGTCACGGTGGGCGGCACCGGCAAGACACCGGCCGTGATCGCGCTCGCGCAGGCGCTCGTCGAAGCGGGGCTGCGCCCGGGCGTGGTGTCGCGCGGCTATGGCGTCAAGCTCACGCACCCGCGCCGCGTCAAACCCAATTCGAACGCGGCGGACGTCGGCGACGAACCGCTGCTGATCGCGCGCGCCACCGAGGTGCCCGTGTGGGTGTTCCCGGACCGCGCGCTGTGCGCGCAGACGATGCTGGTCTCGCACCCCGGCGTCAACGTGCTGCTGCTCGACGACGGCCTGCAGCACTACCGCCTGCAGCGCGACTTCGAGATCGTGATGTTCGACGGCCGCATGGGCGGCAACGGCCTGCTGCTGCCGGCCGGCCCGCTGCGCGAGCCGCTGTCGCGGCCGCGCGACGCCACGCTGATCAACGACCCGCACTTCCGCGCCACGCCCGACAAGCCCGATGTCTACGGCATGCGGCTGGAGCTGGACGTGGCCTGGCAACTGTCCGACCCGACCATGACGCGCCCGGTCTCGGCGTTCGCGGACCGGCGCGTGTTCGCGGCCGCGGGCATCGGCAATCCCGAACGCTTCTTCGCAAGCCTGCGGCAGGCCGGCCTGAACCCGGCCACGCTGCCGCTGCCCGACCATTACGACTTCGCCGAAGATCCGTTCGCCACGCATCCGGCCGCCATCGACGCGGAGGTGATCCTGATCACCGAGAAGGATGCCGTAAAATGCGAGCGCTCCGAGTACCATGGCGACCCGCGCATCTGGGTCGTCGCCACCACGCCCGTGATCGACGCGGGGCTCATCGATAAAATCCGCCGCGCCGTGACGGCGCGCGCGCCGGCTGTCGCCACCCCCGTGACCACGGGTTCGGCCGGCCTAGACAAGGAACACCAGGATGGACAACCGGCTGCTTGA
- a CDS encoding Trm112 family protein, protein MDNRLLEILVCPLCKGKLEYNRAAQELICHADKLAYPIRDGIPVMLADEARQSVPGRVIDTDADKPAAGSGNANP, encoded by the coding sequence ATGGACAACCGGCTGCTTGAGATCCTCGTTTGCCCGCTGTGCAAGGGCAAGCTGGAGTACAACCGTGCCGCCCAGGAGCTGATCTGCCATGCGGACAAGCTCGCGTATCCGATCCGTGACGGCATTCCCGTCATGCTCGCCGACGAAGCACGCCAGTCGGTCCCCGGCCGCGTGATCGACACCGACGCCGACAAGCCGGCCGCCGGGAGCGGCAACGCCAACCCCTGA